The Psychrobacter raelei genome contains the following window.
GTCCACTTGATCAGGGCTGTTAGGCACAGGTTTGACATCCACATTGACGCCTTTAAAGAAGCCGGTACGCATCAAGCGCACTCTTGAGCTTTGAATTTTTTCGCTCGAGGCTAAGCTGCCCTCTAACTGACGCATTTCACGGCGCAGCACTTCATCTTGGGTCTTAATATTGCCGTTGAAGTTAATACGGCGAACGTACACAGGACGGGCCGGATCAATGAAGTAATCAATATCAACGGTTTTTGTTTCGTCGTTAATACGGGTAATGGGTCGAATTTGGGCAAAATAGTAGCCATCATCGCCATAATAGTTCTTTAAGGCTGTGGTTGACTGCTCAAGCTTGGCTTGTGAAAACTGCTCTCCGGGTTTAAAGGCAATCTTATCGTCTAATTGATCTTTGCTGTAAGTGGGGTTACCTAAAAAGTTAGCTTGACCAAATTTATACTGCTCACCTTCTGTCAAACTGACCTCAATAAAAACTTTATCTTTGCTTTCATTGATGTTTAAAATGGCATTATCTACGCTAAAGTTAACAAAGCCTTCGTTCATATACATGGCTTTGAGGTTCTCTAAGCTTGCTGCCAGCTTTTCTTTGGCATAACGGTCTGATTTCGACAGCATACGCGTCCATGAGGACTCTTTTACCGCAAACACATCTTTGATGTCTTCATCACTAAAGTACTTATTACCAATCACGTTAATATCGACCACTTTGGCCGCTTTACCTTCGATAAAGCGCACAGTCAATTTGACGCGGTTGCCATCTAATAGCTGCTGATCAACTTCGATATCACTGTTGTAATAGCCTTGACCGATATACTGTTGCTGTAGTTCGTTGGCTACGTTTTGTACTGTGGACTGCTTTAATACCTCACCCACTGCGATGCCGGCGTATTTTAGACCATCTTCTAAGCCTTGTTTTGGGATAAGCTTGTTACCCTCAAAATTAATTTCAGCAACGATAGGACGCTCTACCACATAATAGGTTAAGCGGCCATTTTCTGTTTTTGCTTGAATGTTAGCAAAGTCACCTGTGGCATATAAAGCTTCAATGCTTTGCGCCAAATCTTGGTCACTAATTGTGTCGCCTACATTGGTATTGAGCAGAGGATATAAGCTTTCAGGTGTTAAACGCTGTAAGCCCTCAAATTGGATATCGGTGATTACCGTATCCGCAGCTTGAGCAGAAACAGCCATTATTGCTGCAAAGGCAGGGACTGCTATTAGTTGAGACATTTTAAATAAAGACGTTTGCATACATACAATCCGTAATTCAAAGAACGTGCTAAAGGTAAGGTAATTTTTTTAGTTTGTCATGAAACATTCAGTTCAAAACACCCAATATAACAAACTATTTAAAGCTATAAAATTAATAAAATCCAGTAATTTTGATTAAAAATAACGACTAAAGTCATTGGTAATTGCCAATATCATAAACGCCAGCAAGAACAAAAAGCCCATATTAAAGCCAATAATTTGCATTCTTTCTGACACCGGCTTACCTCGAATCAGCTCTATTAAGTAATATAATAAGTGACCGCCATCTAATACCGGAATGGGTAGCAGATTTAGCACAGCCAAGCTTAGGCTGATAAGGCCGGCGTTGGCCAGCACTTGCTCCCAACTGATTTCAAAGCTTTGTTTACTGATAACGGCAATGGTTATTGGGCCGGATAAATTATCAAGTCCCACCTTACCTGTGATCATTTTACCCATAGAATTTAAGGTCATGGTCGCCAGCTGACCGGTCTTAGCAAAGGCTTTACCTACTGCACTGATAGGGTCGTAGGATACCATCGTTTTATAATCATCGGGTACTACAATCTCAACCGGGCTCACGCCTGCCCCAATTTGACCATATGTCTGACCGGCGGTCGCTTTTTTGCCTTGGGGCATAATTTGAAGCATGACAGGTTTTTCAAGTCCTTGCGCATCCTTTCGTAGCACCTTGAAGCTTAGCAAGGTTTCTGGATTGGCACGGATAACACGGGTCGCATCCAGCCAATCATTAATAGGCTGATCATTGATGGCCACTATCTTATCGCCGACCTTCATACCCTGACGAATGGCGGCACCATCCTGAGTCAATTGACCGATGATGGGCTCAATGTGCGGCTGCCAAGGCATCACCCCAAGACTGGTTAACGTGTCTTTTCCTGAGTCTTCGCCCTGCATAAAGTTCTTAATGGGTATCTCAACCTGCATCGTCTCAGAGCGTGCAGCAGAGGAGAGCGCCGCTGTCTGGGTATCGGTGCTTGGCGCGACTTGTTGTAAGGTAACCCCCACGGCACCGCTTTCACCCATACGATCGGCTAAGCGGTAATTAATCTCTTCCCAAGTTTGAACCTTGTGTCCGTCAACGGCAATAATTTTGTCGCCTTTGGGCAAGTTAACGGTAGCGGCCGGCGTATCCGGTAAGATTGAGCCTATTCGGGTATTAAGCTGCTCACTTGGTACCAAAAACAGCACTGAGAACAGCGCAATGGCGATGATAAAATTCATCACGGGCCCCGCCGCCACAATAGCAATCTTTTTTAGCGGATGCTGATTATTAAAGGCCAAGTGCTTTTCATGCTCAGCCACTGCCCCTTCGCGCTCATCTAGCATCTTCACATAGCCGCCTAACGGCAGTGCTGAGAGACGATAATTAATACCGGTTTTTTTGCTGGTCCAGCTGGCAAGCTTTGGCCCAAAGCCGATAGAGTAAGTCAGCACTTTTACGCCGCACATACGTGCCACAATATAGTGCCCCCACTCGTGCAGAGCGACCAGTGGCCCTAATATGGCCACAAAGGCCAAAAAGAACAATAACATGGTCATTAATTGCGACATGCCATAACCTCTAGTTGGGCTTGCTCACGAGCAATTTTATCTATCATCAAAATATCATTTAACTCAGTTATTTGGCGAACGCTGATATCAGCATGGCCCGCAACGGACTTATCTTTGCCAAGCATCTTGTCTAATACCTGAGCATTAATCAATGCAATGTCGGTTAATGAAACTTGCTGTTTTATAAATGCCTCTACCGCCACTTCATTGGCAGCGTTAAGTGTGATGCTGGCCGCCTGCCCTGACTGCATGGCCTCACGGGCCAGTTTTAGACAAGCAAATTTTTTCAAATCTGGTTTAATAAATTCTAAAGACGACAACTGATATAAATCTAAAGATTCAACACCGGCGCTTATGCGATTGGGATAAGCCAGAGCATGGGCAATAGGCGTACGCATATCAGGGCTGCCCATCTGTGCCAAGAAGCTGCCATCACAGTACTCCACCAAAGAGTGAATGATGCTTTGCGGATGGATAACCACATTGATTTGTGATTCTGCCAAATCAAATAAATGACAAGCTTCAATCAGCTCAAGCCCTTTATTCATCATCGTGGCTGAATCAACGGATATCTTTTGCCCCATAGACCAGTTGGGGTGCTTGACCGCTTCGCTCACGCTGGCCGCCTGCATCTGCTCCCAAGTTTTATTTAAAAACGGTCCCCCTGAGGCAGTCAACCACAGTTTTTTTACCCCATGACTGGCATCGTGAATGGCGGTATTGTTTTGTTGTATTTGAGGTGGCAGACATTGAAAGATCGCATTGTGCTCAGAATCTAGCGGCAATAAGGTAGCGCCATTGTCGCGTACGGCTTGCATCATCAAGCTGCCGGCCATCACTAGCGCCTCTTTATTGGCCAGTAGCACCCGTTTACCAGCTTTGGCCGCACTCAAAGTTGAGGCAAGCCCTGCTGCGCCTACAATGGCCGCAACCACCGTA
Protein-coding sequences here:
- the rseP gene encoding RIP metalloprotease RseP — its product is MTMLLFFLAFVAILGPLVALHEWGHYIVARMCGVKVLTYSIGFGPKLASWTSKKTGINYRLSALPLGGYVKMLDEREGAVAEHEKHLAFNNQHPLKKIAIVAAGPVMNFIIAIALFSVLFLVPSEQLNTRIGSILPDTPAATVNLPKGDKIIAVDGHKVQTWEEINYRLADRMGESGAVGVTLQQVAPSTDTQTAALSSAARSETMQVEIPIKNFMQGEDSGKDTLTSLGVMPWQPHIEPIIGQLTQDGAAIRQGMKVGDKIVAINDQPINDWLDATRVIRANPETLLSFKVLRKDAQGLEKPVMLQIMPQGKKATAGQTYGQIGAGVSPVEIVVPDDYKTMVSYDPISAVGKAFAKTGQLATMTLNSMGKMITGKVGLDNLSGPITIAVISKQSFEISWEQVLANAGLISLSLAVLNLLPIPVLDGGHLLYYLIELIRGKPVSERMQIIGFNMGFLFLLAFMILAITNDFSRYF
- the bamA gene encoding outer membrane protein assembly factor BamA; protein product: MQTSLFKMSQLIAVPAFAAIMAVSAQAADTVITDIQFEGLQRLTPESLYPLLNTNVGDTISDQDLAQSIEALYATGDFANIQAKTENGRLTYYVVERPIVAEINFEGNKLIPKQGLEDGLKYAGIAVGEVLKQSTVQNVANELQQQYIGQGYYNSDIEVDQQLLDGNRVKLTVRFIEGKAAKVVDINVIGNKYFSDEDIKDVFAVKESSWTRMLSKSDRYAKEKLAASLENLKAMYMNEGFVNFSVDNAILNINESKDKVFIEVSLTEGEQYKFGQANFLGNPTYSKDQLDDKIAFKPGEQFSQAKLEQSTTALKNYYGDDGYYFAQIRPITRINDETKTVDIDYFIDPARPVYVRRINFNGNIKTQDEVLRREMRQLEGSLASSEKIQSSRVRLMRTGFFKGVNVDVKPVPNSPDQVDVNFVVEEQPSGSSTIAAGYSQSGGVTFQLDFSQRNFMGTGNRVNAALSRSQTRDSYSLGFTDPYFTENGVSQGVSGYYRKTKYDDRNVSNYVTDSYGGTLNYSYPIDETKRISAGFNYDNTEVRGGRFMGISNAYDLLKEGGEAKSYSADSESNTSGTNFKNDYNTYSLLLGWDYSTLDRPVFPTKGMNHTVNLDLGFGDQTYQKIVYKGNVYYPLAKDFVARGYAKLGYGNDLPFYENFYAGGYGSVRGYESSSLGPRSPYFAQMDRYEQDLETFGKGYGEEVGGNALATVGAELILPMPFKGDWADQVRPVLFVEGGQVFDTTDKEDKKVKFVDGKFEESADGVPLLRQDNSMRYSAGAGVTWYTPIGPISLSYAKPFGDKEGDKTEEVQFQIGSTF
- the ispC gene encoding 1-deoxy-D-xylulose-5-phosphate reductoisomerase, with the protein product MTQRIAVLGATGSIGDSTLSILAAHPEHYQVYALSGHGRLDKLFELCQQFRPSRVAVPENKVDDFATRLAAAQVACEVVGGQAGLDDIALDPQVDTVVAAIVGAAGLASTLSAAKAGKRVLLANKEALVMAGSLMMQAVRDNGATLLPLDSEHNAIFQCLPPQIQQNNTAIHDASHGVKKLWLTASGGPFLNKTWEQMQAASVSEAVKHPNWSMGQKISVDSATMMNKGLELIEACHLFDLAESQINVVIHPQSIIHSLVEYCDGSFLAQMGSPDMRTPIAHALAYPNRISAGVESLDLYQLSSLEFIKPDLKKFACLKLAREAMQSGQAASITLNAANEVAVEAFIKQQVSLTDIALINAQVLDKMLGKDKSVAGHADISVRQITELNDILMIDKIAREQAQLEVMACRN